AAAGAATTTTGGGAAAAAATGCACTTTGAATCTTTTTCCGCCTTAAATTTTCAAGAGCCGGAAGATTTGCTTTCTTTAAGTAAATGCAATGAAGTTTGCAGACGTTTTTTAAATCAATATCTTACTTTCCCTCTGCAAACATTAAAGCCTTTTGCCTTATCGGAAGAAGAATATTTTGAAAAATCAGAGCAATCCCCCGCCCTCGATTTGAAAGCGGCAGAAGTGATTGCGTAAAAGAAATGTCAAAGCGAACACATCTAGGCCAGCAAATCATCCATATCCGGATAAATATCACACATAGACCGATAGACTTTAAAGGCGTTCTCTTTTACAAAACTAGTAGGTTGTTTTAAATCAGGAATTATAATTGCACGTGCGCCGGCCGATATAGCCGCCGTAGCTCCTGCTACGGAATCTTCAAAAACGATGCATTGAGCAATATCCGTCTGTAAATTTTGCGCACAACGCAAAAACACTTCCGGATCAGGCTTGGGATTGGCCACATCGTCTGCCGTCACCACAGTGTGAAAAAACGACCTGATTTCATTTTTCTCCAGCAAGGTTTCCGCCCAGCGGCGAATATTAGAGGTACCCACTCCCAATTTAAATCCTCTATCATAAAAGTATTTTACCGTTTCTTTTGCACAAGGACGAAACGGAATGGGATATTTCTGCATATAGTCTTCAAAATGTCGGCAGCATGCATCGTGCAAAGCCTGCACGTCCACTTCCCTTCCGAAGTAGCTTTTCATAATCGGGGCAGCATCGGCTGCGCTCATACCAATACAGCTTTCAAACAAATCAAAAGTAAAATCCAACCCCATCGGTTTAGCGGCCGATTGATAACATTTAAAATAAATCGGCTCCGTACTAAACAGTGTGCCATCCATATCAAAAATAATGCTCTTAATCATCATTTTATTGTAGCAGTTATTTTTTCTTTCGCCAATCTTTCATTTTTATCTTCGCGCCTTCCCCTATGTTTTGTATAATTGTATATATGAAACACGGAATGAACTTTCAAGATATTATTTCTTCCTTAAACGATTATTGGAAGAAACAAGGCTGTATCCTTGTACAACCCTATGATATGGAAAAAGGTGCCGGCACATTTAACCCCGCCACCGTTTTGGGTTCTTTAACCAAGACCCCCGTTAACCGCGCTTATGTAGAGCCCTGCCGCCGCCCTGCCGACGGTCGCTACGGAGAAAACCCTAACCGCTTGGGCAAATATTATCAGTACCAAGTTATTATGAAGCCGGCTCCGGCCAATATTCAAGAAATCTATTTAAACTCTTTAAAAGCTATCGGCTTAAACCCTAAAGAACATGATATGCGCTTTATTGAGGACGATTGGCAATCCCCCACCTTAGGGGCGTCCGGCGTAGGTTGGGAAATTTGGTTAGACGGCATGGAAATTACGCAGTTTACTTATTTCCAAAACATGGCCGGTTACTCGTTAAATCCCATTACGGTAGAAATTACCTATGGGTTGGAACGTATTGCTATGTATTGTCAAAAAGTGGACAATGTCTTTGACTTACGTTGGAACGATACCGTCACTTATCGTGATGTACATCACGAAAATGAACGTCAATTCTCCCACTATTATTTTGAAGAAACCAATGTAGAACACTTGCGCCGCTACATTCAAGAAGCTGAAGAAGAATGCCATGCTTTATGCAAAAAAGGCCTCTACCTGCCTGCTTATGAATGTGCCATGCGCGTATCTCATTATTTCAATATGTTGGAAGCACGCGGAGCCATTTCTGTTTCGGACCGCACGAATATCATCACTAAAATCCGCAATTTAGCCAAAGCCTGCGCAAAAGTATATGTAGAAAGCGTAGAGCCTAAAGAAGAAAAAGAGGAGGTTGCTAAATGAACGCATTTTTAGAAATTGGTTGTGAACATCTGCCTTCTCGCTTTGTTAAACCGGCTATGAGCCAAATGGAAAGTTTGGCTAAATCCCTTTTAGAAGAAAAACGCATTTCTTACCATCAAGTATCTGCGTTTGGCACTTATCGCCGTCTGTGCCTGATTATAGAAGGCATTGCCGAGAAATCTGCCGATGAGAAAAAAGAAGTCAAAGGACCTCCGGCTAAACTTTTAAAAGATGCTCAAGGAAACTTCACTCCTCAAAGTGCCGGCTTTGCCCAAAGAAACGGTATTGCTCCTGAAAAATTGGTTATTAAAGAAACCGAAAAGGACCTTTTATTTTTGCCGATTTAAATATTAAAGGTGAAAAAACGATTAAACTCTTGCCGGAAATTTTTACTCGTATTATTACCGGTATTGAATTTGCCAAAAATATGGTTTGGGAAGAAAGCGGGCTTAAATGGGCGCGCCCGATTCGCAGTTTAATCGGTTTATACGGAAATAAAATCGTTCCTTTTGAGGTAGCCGGTGTAAAATCCAACCGTTTTACTTATCCGATTACTTCTTTTGGTCGCAAGCCGATTCGTGTGGAAAAAGCCGATAAATCTTACTATGTAGATCTTTTAAAATCCCAACCGCAGCCTATTTTGGCCCTTCCGGAAGAACGCAGAGAAGCCTTAATCCGCAGCGTTATGGCAGAAGCCAAAGCACGCGGTTATCATGCGGATTTAGATGCTGCCCTAATTGAAGAAACCGTTTATTTCACCGAACATCCGGTAGCAGTTTGCGGAGATTTTGAACTTAAGTTTTTAACTTTGCCGAAAGCCTTTATCGGCACCGTTTTCAAAACCCAACTCAAAATGTTCCCCGTAGTCAATGATCAAAATGAAATTCAGCCGTACTTTATCGCCGTACGGGATGGTGTTTCCGTCAATCAGCAAGAAGTATGCGACGGATTTAAAAAAGTAATGTCTGCACGTATGTCTGATGCTGTTTTCTTCTATGAAAACGATAAAAAAGAAAGTTTGGACTTATTTAAAAACAAATTGGCAGACCGCACTTTTTTGGAAGGCTTGGGCAATTTGTTGGAAAAATCTGACCGCACGCGCGAATTGGCCATGTGGCTCTGTGACCGCTTAAATCAAAATGCTATTAAAGACAGCGTCACCTATGCGGCTGGTTATGCTTATGCAGATTTGGCCAGTTCTGTAGTCTATGAGTTTCCTGAATTACAAGGCTACATGGGTGGCCGCTATGCAGAATTGGAAGGCCATAATGAAGAAGCCCAAGCAATGGAAGAATTTTACTTCCCTCTTTCTTCTAATTCAGAAATTCCCTCTACCTTAACCGGTGCTATCGTTTCTTTAGCCGGAAAAGTAGATACTTTGGCTGGAAACTTTATTATCGGGCAAATCCCCACCGGAAGTGAAGACCCCTTTGCTTTACGTCGTCAGGCCTTTGGTGCAGTGCGCATTTTACTTGAAAAAGGATTAAACGTTTCTTTAAAAGAAGTAATCCAAAAATCTTTATCTCTTTATGCCGGTAAAGATCTACAAGAAGCAGAGAAACAACTAAAAGATTTCTTCTTCCAACGTTTAGCCTTGCTCATGCAACAACGTGGCCATCAAGCCTCCACCTTACAAGCGGTCAACCATTGGTATGAAACACCCCTTGAACAAGTGGAAACCTTGATTAAAGTGTTGGAAAATAGCCGAAGCGGTGCAGACTTTGCTGCCGCAGCAGAAGCCTCCAAACGCGTATGTAATATCCTGAAAAAGGCGTCTGTTTCCGACAATCGCGTAGAGGAAAACCTCTTACAGCAAGAAGCTGAAAAAGAACTTTTCAAAACTGTACAAAATGCAGAATCCGTATTAAATGAATTGGCATCTCAAGGACAAACACAAAACGTTTGCGAACAAACTTTGTCTGTTTGTGCTGGCTTTGCCGCTCCGTTATCTAAGTTCTTTACAGATGTAATGGTCAATGTAGACGATACCGCCGTACGCAACAATCGGTTAGCATTGCTAAGCCATGTGCGCAGTATTTTAACGCAAGGCATAGCAGATATCAGCAAATTATAAGGTTAAAAACACATCAAAAACCCTCGTTTATCGACGAGGGTTTTCTTTTTTATTTTACCCCTTGACAATTTATTAAATCCGCTTATACTAAGTAATAAGTTAGTCCCGGTTCTAATGTTGTTTGGGGCTTTGTATGACTGCCAGATGTGAGAGGTTGGACCGCTGGGTTGGG
This is a stretch of genomic DNA from Elusimicrobiaceae bacterium. It encodes these proteins:
- a CDS encoding HAD family phosphatase, with protein sequence MMIKSIIFDMDGTLFSTEPIYFKCYQSAAKPMGLDFTFDLFESCIGMSAADAAPIMKSYFGREVDVQALHDACCRHFEDYMQKYPIPFRPCAKETVKYFYDRGFKLGVGTSNIRRWAETLLEKNEIRSFFHTVVTADDVANPKPDPEVFLRCAQNLQTDIAQCIVFEDSVAGATAAISAGARAIIIPDLKQPTSFVKENAFKVYRSMCDIYPDMDDLLA
- a CDS encoding glycine--tRNA ligase subunit alpha translates to MNFQDIISSLNDYWKKQGCILVQPYDMEKGAGTFNPATVLGSLTKTPVNRAYVEPCRRPADGRYGENPNRLGKYYQYQVIMKPAPANIQEIYLNSLKAIGLNPKEHDMRFIEDDWQSPTLGASGVGWEIWLDGMEITQFTYFQNMAGYSLNPITVEITYGLERIAMYCQKVDNVFDLRWNDTVTYRDVHHENERQFSHYYFEETNVEHLRRYIQEAEEECHALCKKGLYLPAYECAMRVSHYFNMLEARGAISVSDRTNIITKIRNLAKACAKVYVESVEPKEEKEEVAK
- a CDS encoding glycine--tRNA ligase subunit beta, with the translated sequence MNAFLEIGCEHLPSRFVKPAMSQMESLAKSLLEEKRISYHQVSAFGTYRRLCLIIEGIAEKSADEKKEVKGPPAKLLKDAQGNFTPQSAGFAQRNGIAPEKLVIKETEKDLLFLPI
- the glyS gene encoding glycine--tRNA ligase subunit beta; this encodes MFADLNIKGEKTIKLLPEIFTRIITGIEFAKNMVWEESGLKWARPIRSLIGLYGNKIVPFEVAGVKSNRFTYPITSFGRKPIRVEKADKSYYVDLLKSQPQPILALPEERREALIRSVMAEAKARGYHADLDAALIEETVYFTEHPVAVCGDFELKFLTLPKAFIGTVFKTQLKMFPVVNDQNEIQPYFIAVRDGVSVNQQEVCDGFKKVMSARMSDAVFFYENDKKESLDLFKNKLADRTFLEGLGNLLEKSDRTRELAMWLCDRLNQNAIKDSVTYAAGYAYADLASSVVYEFPELQGYMGGRYAELEGHNEEAQAMEEFYFPLSSNSEIPSTLTGAIVSLAGKVDTLAGNFIIGQIPTGSEDPFALRRQAFGAVRILLEKGLNVSLKEVIQKSLSLYAGKDLQEAEKQLKDFFFQRLALLMQQRGHQASTLQAVNHWYETPLEQVETLIKVLENSRSGADFAAAAEASKRVCNILKKASVSDNRVEENLLQQEAEKELFKTVQNAESVLNELASQGQTQNVCEQTLSVCAGFAAPLSKFFTDVMVNVDDTAVRNNRLALLSHVRSILTQGIADISKL